From a region of the Fischerella sp. JS2 genome:
- a CDS encoding CCA tRNA nucleotidyltransferase: MAINHLVLETLDPQNWPFSMDFLPQPAYMVGGAVRDAILGRTREYLDLDFVLPVNAVSVARQIAKHYKAGFVLLDSERQIARVVFPDATADFAQQEGISLEIDLHRRDFTINAIAYNPHTKEIIDPLQGCADIEKQVLRMVSPKNLEEDPLRLLRAYRQASQLGFTIEPDTQAAIRGLASHITRVAAERVRVELGYMLVNSQGSIWLISAGKDGLLTPFFKSATESNLQKLSTVDTAATQLTHVWPQLGEQLQNPMRDTVKTTWLSIAKLACLVNPNPEIAETELQELTYSRAEIKAITTALKLFPQLQAPLMTLREQYFFFQEAGTVFISTAVLSVVHGQSIKAIAPLVNRYLNPNDLVAHPTPLVSGRDIMLALNIPASPLVGKLLTEIAIAQIEGKIYTAAEAIELAAKLVKSDERC, from the coding sequence ATGGCAATCAATCATTTGGTTCTTGAGACCTTAGATCCCCAAAATTGGCCTTTTAGCATGGACTTTTTACCGCAACCAGCTTATATGGTGGGTGGTGCTGTCAGAGATGCCATTTTGGGAAGAACTCGTGAATATTTAGATTTAGATTTTGTTTTGCCAGTAAATGCTGTCAGTGTAGCGCGTCAAATTGCTAAGCATTATAAGGCTGGTTTTGTTCTCCTTGATTCAGAAAGACAAATCGCGCGGGTGGTGTTTCCTGATGCTACTGCTGACTTTGCCCAACAAGAAGGAATTAGCTTGGAAATTGACTTACATAGGCGAGATTTTACAATAAATGCGATCGCCTACAATCCCCACACTAAAGAAATCATTGATCCTTTGCAAGGTTGTGCAGATATAGAAAAGCAGGTGTTGAGGATGGTATCACCGAAAAACCTAGAAGAAGACCCTTTACGATTACTGCGGGCTTATCGTCAAGCTTCCCAACTTGGCTTTACCATAGAACCAGATACGCAAGCTGCTATTCGTGGTTTGGCATCACACATAACCAGGGTTGCAGCAGAACGAGTCCGGGTAGAATTGGGCTATATGCTAGTAAATTCTCAGGGTAGCATTTGGTTAATTAGTGCTGGGAAAGACGGTTTACTGACACCTTTTTTCAAAAGTGCTACAGAGTCAAACTTGCAGAAACTATCGACGGTTGATACAGCAGCTACTCAACTTACTCATGTTTGGCCACAACTAGGTGAACAACTGCAAAATCCTATGCGCGATACCGTTAAAACTACTTGGCTGAGTATTGCTAAGCTTGCTTGTTTAGTTAACCCAAACCCAGAGATAGCAGAAACAGAACTACAAGAACTTACTTACAGTCGTGCCGAAATTAAAGCTATTACCACCGCCCTGAAACTGTTCCCACAGTTGCAAGCACCCCTGATGACATTGCGAGAACAGTATTTTTTCTTTCAGGAAGCGGGGACTGTATTTATATCTACAGCAGTCTTATCCGTAGTACACGGTCAGTCAATAAAAGCGATCGCACCTTTAGTCAATCGCTATCTTAACCCTAATGATCTGGTCGCGCATCCTACCCCTTTAGTGAGTGGTAGGGACATAATGTTAGCACTAAACATTCCTGCTTCGCCACTAGTAGGAAAATTACTGACAGAAATAGCGATCGCCCAAATTGAAGGTAAAATTTATACAGCAGCAGAAGCAATAGAATTAGCAGCAAAGTTAGTCAAAAGTGATGAGAGGTGTTAG
- a CDS encoding HAD family hydrolase: protein MVTIKCKNFTFSNIQAILFDKNGTLEDSEVFLRSLAQKAARIIDAQFPGIGEPLLMAFGVNSDTLDPAGLISVASRRETEVATAAYIAETGRGWFESLKLAQQALAEAEKYVGKTPSPLFVGSLEVLKYLSEAGLKLGILSAATTAEVQQFVENHQLNDYIQLEMGVDEGPSKPDPVLLLQACEKLGVEPGAILMVGDSAGDMQMARNANAAGCVGITWIGKPENVAGADVVINQLDEIQVV from the coding sequence TTGGTAACTATTAAGTGTAAAAACTTTACATTCTCTAATATCCAAGCTATTTTATTTGATAAAAATGGTACTCTAGAAGACTCAGAAGTGTTTTTGCGATCACTTGCCCAAAAAGCAGCAAGGATTATAGACGCACAATTTCCCGGAATCGGGGAACCATTGTTAATGGCCTTTGGTGTAAACAGTGACACTCTTGATCCAGCAGGTTTGATTTCAGTGGCGAGTCGGCGAGAAACAGAAGTAGCCACCGCCGCATACATAGCCGAAACTGGACGGGGATGGTTTGAATCATTGAAGTTAGCACAGCAAGCGTTAGCAGAAGCAGAAAAATACGTTGGTAAAACTCCCTCACCTTTATTTGTTGGTAGCTTGGAAGTCCTCAAGTATTTATCAGAAGCAGGATTAAAACTTGGTATTCTCTCAGCAGCGACAACTGCTGAAGTCCAACAATTTGTCGAAAATCACCAACTAAATGATTATATCCAGTTAGAAATGGGAGTAGATGAAGGGCCAAGTAAACCAGATCCAGTGTTACTTTTACAAGCTTGTGAAAAATTAGGAGTAGAACCCGGTGCAATACTTATGGTGGGAGATTCTGCGGGTGACATGCAAATGGCACGTAACGCTAATGCAGCTGGTTGTGTTGGTATTACTTGGATCGGTAAGCCAGAAAATGTCGCAGGTGCAGATGTGGTGATTAATCAACTTGATGAAATTCAAGTTGTATAA
- a CDS encoding 30S ribosomal protein S1 produces MVNQKSTAITEIGFTHEEFAALLDKYDYHFSPGDIVPGTVFSIEPRGALIDIGAKTAAYIPIQEMSINRVDSPEEVLQSNETREFYILSDENEEGQLTLSIRRIEYMRAWERVRQLQAEDATVRSGVFATNRGGALVRIEGLRGFIPGSHISTRKPKEDLVGEELPLKFLEVDEERNRLVLSHRRALVERKMNRLEVGEVVIGTVRGIKPYGAFIDIGGVSGLLHISEISHEHIDTPHSVFNVNDEVKVMIIDLDAERGRISLSTKQLEPEPGDMIKNRDLVYDKAEEMAAKYREQLLAKQQGNVAAPAEAVEVPVAAVEEEVPVAIEEEEIPVAIEE; encoded by the coding sequence ATGGTCAATCAGAAATCAACCGCTATTACCGAGATTGGGTTTACTCACGAAGAATTCGCAGCTTTACTGGACAAATACGATTATCATTTTAGCCCTGGTGATATTGTACCCGGTACGGTTTTCAGTATAGAGCCACGCGGCGCTCTGATTGACATAGGTGCTAAAACCGCAGCATATATACCGATACAAGAAATGTCTATTAACCGGGTAGACAGCCCGGAAGAAGTTTTACAATCAAACGAAACACGGGAATTTTACATACTAAGCGATGAAAATGAAGAGGGACAATTAACTCTTTCTATTCGTCGTATAGAGTATATGCGAGCCTGGGAGCGAGTGCGGCAGTTGCAAGCAGAAGATGCTACTGTTCGTTCTGGTGTATTTGCTACCAACCGTGGTGGAGCTTTAGTGAGAATCGAAGGATTACGTGGGTTTATTCCTGGTTCTCATATTAGCACTCGCAAGCCCAAAGAAGATTTAGTAGGCGAAGAACTGCCACTGAAGTTTTTAGAGGTAGACGAAGAACGTAACCGCTTGGTATTATCTCACCGCCGTGCTTTAGTTGAGCGTAAGATGAACCGCCTCGAAGTCGGTGAGGTAGTAATCGGTACTGTGCGTGGTATTAAGCCTTATGGTGCCTTTATTGATATTGGCGGCGTCAGTGGTCTATTGCATATTTCTGAGATATCCCACGAACACATTGATACACCTCACAGCGTATTCAATGTCAATGATGAAGTGAAAGTTATGATCATTGACTTAGATGCTGAACGGGGCCGGATATCTTTGTCTACAAAGCAGCTGGAACCCGAACCAGGTGATATGATTAAGAACCGCGATTTAGTTTACGATAAAGCCGAAGAAATGGCTGCTAAATATCGCGAACAATTATTAGCTAAACAGCAGGGTAATGTTGCTGCACCTGCTGAAGCTGTTGAAGTTCCTGTAGCTGCTGTTGAAGAAGAAGTTCCAGTCGCTATTGAAGAAGAAGAAATTCCAGTTGCTATTGAAGAGTAA
- a CDS encoding photosystem II reaction center protein T yields the protein MESVAYILILTLAIGTLFFAIAFREPPRIEKKED from the coding sequence ATGGAAAGCGTGGCATATATCTTGATTTTGACTTTGGCAATTGGAACTCTTTTCTTTGCGATCGCATTCCGCGAACCTCCTCGCATTGAAAAGAAAGAGGATTAA
- the psbB gene encoding photosystem II chlorophyll-binding protein CP47 has translation MGLPWYRVHTVVLNDPGRLISVHLMHTALVAGWAGSMALYELAIYDPSDPVLNPMWRQGMFVLPFMARLGVVGSWGGWNVTGAANYDPGFWSFEGVAAAHIVLSGLLFLAAVWHWVYWDLELFQDPRTGEPALDLPKMFGIHLFLSGLLCFGFGAFHLTGLWGPGMWVSDAYGLTGHIAPVAPEWGPDGFNPYNPGGVVAHHIAAGIVGIIAGLFHLSVRPPERLYKALRMGNIETVLSSSIAAVFFAAFVVAGTMWYGSATTPIELFGPTRYQWDQSYFKQEIQRRVQASLASGDNLSEAWSQIPEKLAFYDYVGNSPAKGGLFRTGPMVKGDGIAESWDGHPVFTDAEGRELEVRRLPNFFETFPVILTDKDGIVRADIPFRRAESQNSFEQTGVKVTFYGGNLNGQTFTDPADVKKWARKAQGGEVFEFDRETLNSDGVFRTSPRGWFTFGHACFALLFFFGHIWHGSRTIYRDVFAGIDPDLEEQVEFGVFAKVGDLSTRKKEAV, from the coding sequence ATGGGACTACCTTGGTACCGAGTACACACAGTCGTTCTGAATGATCCAGGACGACTGATTTCTGTACACTTGATGCACACAGCGTTGGTGGCCGGCTGGGCTGGTTCAATGGCTCTATACGAACTGGCTATTTATGACCCCAGTGACCCAGTTCTCAACCCCATGTGGCGTCAAGGTATGTTTGTGCTGCCGTTCATGGCACGCTTGGGTGTTGTAGGCTCTTGGGGTGGCTGGAACGTAACTGGTGCTGCCAACTACGACCCTGGTTTTTGGTCATTTGAAGGTGTAGCCGCCGCTCATATTGTTCTGTCTGGTCTATTGTTCCTAGCTGCTGTTTGGCACTGGGTTTACTGGGACTTAGAACTGTTTCAAGATCCCCGCACAGGTGAACCTGCTCTTGACTTGCCAAAAATGTTTGGCATTCACTTGTTCTTGTCTGGTTTACTTTGCTTCGGTTTTGGTGCTTTCCACCTCACCGGACTTTGGGGACCTGGAATGTGGGTTTCCGACGCGTACGGCTTAACTGGTCACATCGCCCCAGTAGCACCAGAATGGGGGCCAGATGGCTTTAACCCGTATAATCCTGGTGGTGTTGTAGCTCACCATATTGCCGCCGGAATCGTAGGCATTATTGCTGGTTTATTCCACCTGTCAGTACGACCACCCGAAAGGCTCTACAAAGCACTGCGGATGGGTAACATTGAAACTGTACTTTCCAGTAGTATTGCTGCTGTATTCTTTGCTGCCTTTGTCGTTGCTGGAACCATGTGGTACGGTAGCGCCACTACTCCAATCGAACTGTTTGGCCCTACCCGTTACCAGTGGGATCAAAGTTACTTTAAGCAAGAGATTCAGCGCCGTGTACAGGCAAGCCTTGCTTCTGGTGATAATCTCTCAGAAGCCTGGTCACAAATCCCAGAAAAATTGGCATTCTACGACTATGTCGGCAATAGCCCCGCTAAAGGTGGTTTATTCCGTACAGGCCCAATGGTTAAGGGTGATGGGATTGCTGAGTCTTGGGATGGTCATCCAGTATTCACAGATGCTGAAGGTCGGGAATTAGAAGTACGTCGTTTGCCCAACTTCTTTGAAACCTTCCCTGTAATTCTGACTGATAAAGATGGTATTGTCCGCGCTGACATTCCCTTCCGTCGGGCAGAATCTCAAAACAGCTTTGAGCAAACTGGGGTGAAAGTAACCTTCTACGGTGGTAACTTAAATGGTCAAACTTTTACAGATCCCGCAGATGTGAAGAAGTGGGCCCGCAAAGCTCAAGGTGGCGAAGTATTTGAATTTGACAGAGAAACCTTAAACTCTGATGGTGTATTCCGCACCAGTCCTAGAGGTTGGTTTACCTTTGGACACGCCTGCTTTGCACTATTGTTCTTCTTCGGTCACATTTGGCATGGTTCGAGAACCATTTACCGAGACGTATTTGCTGGTATCGACCCAGATTTGGAAGAACAAGTCGAATTTGGTGTGTTTGCGAAAGTGGGTGACTTGTCCACTCGTAAGAAAGAAGCTGTCTGA
- a CDS encoding ABC transporter substrate-binding protein, which produces MNWSFLSARRWLQLTQVLTVCLCLFVVVSCSTNPQTTTLASGNGRITVGTTLKPRTLDPADAYELASLSLVYNMSDRLYTYEPGSTEIKPQLATAFPKVSQDGLTYTIPLRQGVVFHDGTPFNAEAMAFTIRRFIENKGKPAFLLGDVVESAKATRDYELTIKLKKPFAAFPSLLAFAGVCPVSPKAYEIGEGKFTPNIFIGTGPYKLVKFGPDSLQFDVFGKYWGEKPLNQGINVQILSSGVNLYNAFRKKAVDVAGLSMDPDQVRSLEASAKKGFWQAIPNQGNVVSYLAINRNQKPVDNPAVRSVIAAMINRPVIYERVLYGQAEALYSLIPKAFNDYQPVFKEQYGDGNIQKAKELLLKAGFSKDNPAKVEIWYPSGSPTRSLAAIVIKALAKKTMDGILQFEINTVESTTAFKNIAKGLYPTFLLDWYPDFLDADNYIQPFLSCNQGSPEKGCEDGGSQSQGSFYYNPQMNQLIDKQRQEQNLEARKQIFAEIQKILVRDIPYIPLWQSKDYVFAQTGMTGVQLDPTQILIYKNLKK; this is translated from the coding sequence ATGAATTGGTCTTTTTTGTCTGCTAGACGATGGTTGCAGCTTACACAAGTACTTACTGTTTGTCTGTGTTTATTTGTAGTTGTAAGTTGTAGTACTAATCCACAAACAACCACATTAGCATCTGGTAATGGTCGTATTACTGTTGGTACAACACTAAAACCGCGTACTCTCGATCCAGCTGATGCCTATGAATTGGCGTCACTATCATTGGTTTATAACATGAGCGATCGCCTCTACACTTATGAACCAGGAAGCACAGAAATAAAACCGCAGCTAGCAACCGCCTTTCCAAAAGTCAGCCAAGATGGTTTGACTTATACCATTCCCCTACGCCAAGGAGTGGTGTTTCACGACGGAACTCCTTTTAACGCCGAAGCCATGGCCTTTACTATCCGCCGTTTTATCGAAAATAAGGGTAAACCTGCTTTCTTGCTGGGAGATGTGGTAGAGTCAGCCAAAGCTACAAGAGATTACGAATTAACAATAAAACTGAAAAAGCCATTTGCAGCATTTCCATCGTTGCTGGCGTTTGCTGGTGTTTGTCCCGTATCGCCAAAAGCTTATGAAATTGGTGAAGGAAAATTTACTCCAAATATTTTTATTGGTACTGGCCCTTACAAATTAGTAAAATTTGGCCCTGACTCATTGCAATTTGATGTATTTGGCAAATATTGGGGAGAAAAACCATTAAATCAAGGTATTAACGTCCAAATTCTTAGCAGTGGAGTGAATTTATATAACGCCTTTCGTAAAAAAGCTGTGGATGTAGCTGGCTTAAGTATGGACCCAGATCAAGTTCGTAGTTTGGAAGCAAGTGCAAAAAAAGGGTTTTGGCAAGCGATTCCGAATCAAGGTAATGTGGTCAGTTATCTAGCTATCAACCGTAATCAAAAGCCAGTGGATAATCCAGCAGTCAGAAGTGTGATCGCAGCAATGATTAACCGTCCGGTAATATACGAGCGAGTCTTGTATGGTCAAGCAGAAGCACTTTATAGTTTAATCCCCAAAGCATTCAATGATTATCAACCAGTTTTTAAAGAGCAATATGGTGATGGAAATATTCAAAAAGCCAAAGAATTGCTACTCAAAGCTGGCTTTTCCAAAGATAATCCAGCTAAAGTCGAAATTTGGTATCCTTCTGGTTCTCCAACTCGGAGTTTAGCAGCAATAGTCATCAAAGCTCTTGCAAAAAAAACAATGGATGGTATTCTCCAATTTGAAATAAATACTGTAGAGTCTACTACTGCTTTTAAAAATATTGCTAAGGGCTTATATCCAACATTTTTACTAGATTGGTATCCTGATTTTTTGGACGCAGATAATTATATTCAGCCATTTTTATCTTGTAATCAAGGTTCACCAGAAAAGGGATGTGAAGATGGGGGAAGTCAATCTCAAGGTTCTTTTTACTATAATCCCCAAATGAATCAACTGATTGACAAACAACGTCAAGAGCAAAACCTTGAAGCACGCAAGCAAATATTTGCAGAAATCCAAAAGATTTTGGTACGAGATATCCCTTACATCCCCCTATGGCAAAGTAAAGATTATGTATTTGCTCAAACAGGTATGACTGGTGTACAACTAGACCCCACGCAAATTTTGATATATAAGAATCTCAAAAAATAA
- a CDS encoding ABC transporter permease, translated as MSRSKALTYYVTARLLLAPLQLLTIITIVFLLLRATPGDPVDAILGARAPESAKEEMRKQLGLNLPLWLQYFKYIGDLLRFDMGKSISSRGQQVWDIIWQYFPATAELAIYSIAIALIVGIVVGVISASRPGTALDVGGRLFGIITYALPIFWAGMILQLIFAVQFDLLPLGTRYPATIPAPDTITGLYSIDSLLKGNFTQFFTAVQYLILPCCTLGILLSGIFERIVRVNLKQTMKADYVEAARARGIPENKILFSHAFKNALIPVITVLGLTFASLLGGAILTEVTFSWPGLANRLYQGISERDYPVVQGIMVFFGAIVVGASILIDILNAYVDPRIRY; from the coding sequence ATGTCACGATCTAAAGCTTTAACATATTACGTCACAGCCCGTTTATTGTTGGCTCCACTTCAGTTATTGACAATTATTACTATCGTATTTCTTTTACTAAGAGCAACACCTGGAGATCCTGTTGATGCAATCTTGGGTGCGCGGGCCCCAGAAAGCGCTAAGGAAGAAATGCGAAAACAGCTAGGTTTAAATTTACCTTTGTGGTTACAGTACTTTAAGTATATAGGCGACTTATTGCGCTTTGATATGGGCAAATCTATTTCTAGTCGCGGTCAGCAAGTCTGGGATATTATTTGGCAATATTTTCCAGCTACAGCAGAATTAGCAATATATAGTATTGCGATCGCTTTGATTGTTGGGATTGTAGTTGGTGTAATTTCTGCTTCCCGTCCTGGTACAGCTTTGGATGTAGGAGGAAGATTATTTGGAATTATTACTTATGCACTGCCAATATTTTGGGCAGGAATGATATTACAATTAATTTTTGCTGTGCAGTTCGATCTATTACCTCTAGGAACACGCTACCCTGCAACTATTCCTGCACCAGATACTATTACTGGATTGTATAGCATAGATAGTCTTTTAAAAGGCAATTTCACGCAATTCTTCACTGCTGTGCAATATCTCATTTTGCCTTGTTGTACCTTAGGAATTTTGCTCAGTGGTATTTTTGAACGTATTGTCCGTGTAAATTTAAAGCAAACGATGAAAGCAGATTATGTAGAAGCTGCAAGAGCTAGAGGTATTCCTGAGAATAAAATTTTATTTTCTCATGCTTTTAAAAATGCTTTGATCCCAGTTATTACTGTCTTGGGATTAACTTTTGCTTCCCTATTAGGTGGAGCAATTTTGACAGAAGTAACTTTTTCTTGGCCAGGTTTAGCAAATAGATTATATCAAGGAATTTCAGAGCGAGATTACCCTGTAGTCCAAGGAATCATGGTATTTTTTGGAGCAATTGTTGTGGGTGCAAGCATTTTAATTGACATTTTAAACGCCTACGTAGATCCACGAATTCGATATTAG
- a CDS encoding DUF1579 domain-containing protein codes for MNTEPQNEHNWLQKLVGEWTYETEATMEPDNPPEKFGGIESVRSLGELWVLAEGQSEMPGCGSATTMMTLGYDPQKKRYVGTWIGSMMTYLWVYDGEMDAEQRVLTLNAEGPDMTAEGKMAKYKDVIEFKSDDHRVLTSHVLGDDGQWHKFMTANYRRKQ; via the coding sequence ATGAATACTGAACCGCAGAACGAACACAATTGGCTACAGAAGCTCGTCGGCGAGTGGACATACGAAACAGAGGCGACAATGGAGCCCGATAACCCTCCTGAGAAGTTTGGGGGAATCGAGAGTGTGCGATCGCTTGGGGAACTCTGGGTTCTAGCCGAAGGACAAAGTGAGATGCCTGGATGCGGCAGTGCGACAACGATGATGACCCTCGGTTACGATCCGCAGAAGAAGCGGTACGTGGGTACGTGGATTGGGTCGATGATGACCTACCTCTGGGTATACGACGGTGAAATGGATGCAGAGCAAAGGGTGTTGACACTCAACGCCGAGGGCCCCGATATGACAGCCGAGGGGAAGATGGCAAAGTACAAGGACGTGATTGAGTTCAAAAGCGACGATCACCGAGTGCTGACATCACATGTATTAGGCGATGACGGACAGTGGCACAAGTTTATGACTGCGAACTATCGGCGGAAGCAATAG